A stretch of Mya arenaria isolate MELC-2E11 chromosome 14, ASM2691426v1 DNA encodes these proteins:
- the LOC128218587 gene encoding uncharacterized protein LOC128218587 → MLFVNSDVYAQLRPRNVDRKERHPGARERNSNKRQRLQDKRKIPPENAPRSRATEPQFHPTYSHDSAVKDFGRHETCSEQNEQQKVTSYYQELSTIEAIRKSIDKTSRAKSAPSANIPNWMLNLDINLDVSSVDIIPPYDDCVTLKSRASETFSESASLTFVKNNSEDNIDNLSDSKKDYLEAVPNENIHQEKAKSVPIPDNKKREVYADTSVWPKQNKSARPLSNTFRIATPFSAGWTNTEDTGPRRYQGDKKVMSMQQGGIRSTPMQPKSKKYINQMLTFHHMKHHEKKIRLAKPAIDSKMPNTFKYALDRKRLVDQRISDSWSMSSNSPTPMTQRSFHNDKIVTSSDSQNVTTRRNVSNEDTSETKQTKNVVKNR, encoded by the exons ATGCTTTTTGTAAATTCTGACGTATACGCCCAATTGAGGCCGCGAAATGTTGATCGGAAGGAACGTCATCCTGGTGCACGCGAACGGAATTCTAACAAGCGCCAACGTTTGCAAGACAAACGTAAAATACCACCAGAGAATGCTCCGAGGTCACGGGCAACAGAACCTCAGTTTCACCCAACTTACAGTCATGACTCAGCAGTGAAGGATTTCGGTCGACATGAGACCTGCTCTGAGCAGAACGAACAACAGAAAGTGACGTCATATTATCAGGAACTCTCAACTATTGAGGCTATCCGAAAAAGTATTGATAAAACCTCACGCGCAAAGTCTGCACCATCAGCTAATATTCCAAACTGGATGCTTAATTTAGACATAAATCTTGATGTTTCTTCAGTTGATATAATTCCACCATATGATGACTGTGTAACATTAAAATCTCGGGCGTCCGAGACATTTTCCGAGAGCGCCTctttaacatttgttaaaaataattcagaaGACAATATCGACAACTTAAGTGATTCTAAAAAAGATTATCTAGAGGCAGTCCCAAACGAAAACATACACCAAGAAAAGGCTAAAAGCGTTCCAATCCCCGATAACAAAAAAAGAGAAGTTTACGCTGACACCTCAGTTTGGCCAAAACAGAACAAGAGTGCTCGCCCCTTATCAAATACGTTCAGAATAGCGACACCATTTTCCGCTGGGTGGACAAACACGGAAGATACAg GTCCGCGTCGTTACCAAGGCGATAAGAAGGTGATGTCTATGCAACAAGGTGGAATCAGGAGTACCC ctaTGCAGCCGAAatctaagaaatatattaacCAGATGTTAACTTTCCACCATATGAAACACCATGAAAAGAAAATAAGGCTGGCAAAAC CCGCCATTGACAGCAAGATGCCGAACACCTTTAAATATGCATTAG ACCGGAAGCGTTTGGTTGAT CAACGGATAAGCGACTCTTGGAGCATGTCAAGCAATTCTCCTACGCCAATGACACAGAGGAGTTTCCATAACGACAAGATCGTGACGTCATCCGATTCGCAAAATGTGACGACACGAAGAAATGTATCAAATGAAGACACAagcgaaacaaaacaaactaaaaacGTTGTAAAGAACAGATAG